The stretch of DNA ACTGACAATTTTTCCTGCCGCCTCGATCAGGTATCTGTGCCCTTTTACATGCGTGAGCCTGCCAGTTGTGCCGACTACAAGATTGCCTTCGGGAATCCCCAGCCTTCTTTTCATTACCCCAGGCTCAACAGAAATTTTGGAGAATTTATCCAGATTGATTCCGCTATGCACCACTGTGAACTTGTCCTCGGGGGCAATATGGAAGTGAAGATGATCATTTTTTTCCTGCTCGGTCAGCATGACGAGTCTGTCTGTAATAAGTGCGGAAATCTTCTCCAGGAGGATAAAAATCCCGGTTTTCAACCTGCCGAAATATCCCCAGAATACGTGGCCGTGTGGGGTGTGGGTAATAATAGGAACTTGAGAAAAAAACGCCGCCCATCTTCCCATAATGCCTGCCTTGGAGGTATGGGTATGAACAATATCGGGACGCTCTTGTCGCAGTATTTTAATCAGGGTGAAAAATGCCTTCAAATCGTAGAGGGGTTGGATTCTTCTTACAAGACTGGGAATGGTTACAACCCTGACCCCCTCCCCTTCCACGTCTCTTACGCTTTCCTCTACAGCCCTGGATTCATCTTCCGCCATGTTTGACTCAGTGGAAAGCCCTCTAACCAAAGCGACATCATATATTTCCCTGTCAAGACCCATCAAGGTCAAGAGGGTATTCTCGGCAGAACCTCCCTTGTCCAGGCGCGTAATGATATGAATCGCTTTAATCTTCAATACTACCACCCTTCAATATAATTGGAATACCAGACCTGAAAGACTATCAGATTCCAGACCTGCCAGGAAGTATCAAAACGATTTAAAACAAGATTGTCGATCAGATTCTTAATGACATTATAGTCAAAGATTCCCTGACTGACGATCAGTTCTCTCGACAGATATTCGTCAATCAGATATTTCAAGTCAGACTTCAGCCACTTGCTGATCGGCATTTCAAATCCCCATTTTGGCCTGTTATGCAGGGATTTGGGTAACATATCCTTAAAGGTTTCCAGGAGGATATACTTCCCCTTCCCATTTTTGACCTTCCAGTGACCGCCGATGGAAAAGGCCAGTTCACATACCCGGTGATCCAGAAAAGGGACCCTGACCTCCAGGGAATTAAGCATGCTCATTGCATCCACCTTTTTTAACATATCCGCGGGAAGCGATTCCTTTACATCCGCGTAGAGCATCCGGTTAATGTCATCGGCATTTATCTCGTTTAACCTTTCCGAGAGTATCTTATTTCCAAGATCGTGGTCCACCTTTTCGTCCCCGGCAAAAATGCTCTTTCTTAAATCCCGGGAAAATATCTCATTCCATGCAAAAAACCGTTCTTCAAGGCTTTCTTTCCCTGCACCCCTTAAAAATTTCTTCAATCTTCTGATATGTTCCGGCAGTTTCTGATCCCGCGATTCGGGAAGAGATAAAAAGACGGG from Syntrophales bacterium encodes:
- a CDS encoding glycosyltransferase family 4 protein — its product is MKIKAIHIITRLDKGGSAENTLLTLMGLDREIYDVALVRGLSTESNMAEDESRAVEESVRDVEGEGVRVVTIPSLVRRIQPLYDLKAFFTLIKILRQERPDIVHTHTSKAGIMGRWAAFFSQVPIITHTPHGHVFWGYFGRLKTGIFILLEKISALITDRLVMLTEQEKNDHLHFHIAPEDKFTVVHSGINLDKFSKISVEPGVMKRRLGIPEGNLVVGTTGRLTHVKGHRYLIEAAGKIVSFRPDTTFVFLGDGELLDEFKNMAAKFGIEANVKFLGWRSDVTEVMSTFDIFALPSLNEGMGRVLVEAMALGKPIVASDIGGIPDLVVDGENGYLIPVGDVDALAAMIRRLLDDPGKREEMGNAGQRYAVNFSAEEMMKKIDRLYRELAVLRCHLGE